ctttctttgttcaactgtgcgtgcgtgcgtaTCTGTTCAGGAACATCTTTCCACCGACCTGATTATCTTCTCCCCTGTACCTCATATAaccctctctctttcctctcctcttgagGCCTCGAACTCTTGACACGGTCCGGGCCTATCCTATCCATCTTGTTGCCTTGCCTGGTTGGCCCGCCGTCTGGCTGTTTGTTGGTCTGAACTTGCACTCATACTTGCTGGCAGCCTCGGAGCATTGCAGCCATTACGACGGACATCCCACGACGAGCGACGGCGATTTCCCTGACACGTACAAGCACGAgaacgagagcgagagcgagcgCACAGCCGAATCCCATTGCCGTTCTTTTCGAGCACCGAATTGTGACAGGATACACTGCCGTCAGCCGATTGCGCAATATTCCACAGGGGACTTTGGATCTGATACCCTCGCCACGGCGCACCTCGTGACATCCTACTTCTCCCGCGGAGTTTGCCGCTCATTCGTTCTACGACCACTCTCCTCCTAAGAATCAAACGCCTACTCCTTTTCCGCTCAGTCCAACCTCTTTTTCAATCGGCCCAGGGAAAATATGGGCAAATCGTGAGTGGGCCTTGCGCAAACCCCCCTAGAGTCTTGAAGTCGCATACTGCCAAGGGACATGTGCACGAGCGTTTACGACgaaagagggggagggggaacAAGGGAGGCTAGCTGTCAGGATTCTGCTAGTctctgctggagctgatTGGCACACACGCATTACCCTGGATCAGCACATGTTGATGGCTGACATTTTACTCGCTTTCCAATTGTAGGCAGTCAAAGCTCTCAcaggagcagctcgccgAGCTCCAAAAGTCAACTCACTTTGATAAGAAGGAGCTTCAGCAATGGTACAAAGGTGAGCATCACCGGGATACAGGGGTGGAGAAAGCTTGGAGCCCCTCATTCCCTCAATTTCGTCTGCCTCCTGGCTTGTCACATTTAAAGTTCCACGTCTGCTTGTTTCGCAATTTGATTGGGGTTTTGGTGAATTTTACTTTCTGACATTGGAAACTCTTGGATGCAGGTTTCCTGAAAGACTGCCCATCGGGCATGCTCTCCAAAGAGGAGTTTCAGAAGATCTACCGGCAATTTTTTCCATTCGGAGACCCGAGTTCGTTTGCCGATTATGTGTTCAACGTGTTCGACAGCGACAAGTCTGGTAGTATAGACTTTAAAGAATTCATCTGTGCACTGAGTGTTACCAGCCGGGGCAAGATGGAGGACAAGCTGGACTGGGCGTTCCAACTGTACGATATCGACGGCGACGGCAAGATAAGTTACGACGAGATGCTCCAGATCGTCGAGGCAATCTACAAAATGGTATGGGACAAACAATTTATTAACCCTCAAACCATTATCATGTCGTCATGTAGCTAACGCATGACAATCACAGGTTGGCTCCATGGTCAAGCTTCCCGAGGACGAGGATACACCCGAGAAGCGGGTTAGGAAAATCTTCCGCATGATGGACAAGGATGAAAACGGCAGCCTTGACATGGAAGAATTCAAAGAGGGAAGCAAACGGGACGAGACGATTGTTTCGGCACTGTCTTTATACGACGGGCTTGTGTAGATTGTTTTAACgttgctcttgtttcttctgtTGATGGTTCCTTTaactgtttctcttttttgtcgGGGGTCCGGGCGACTGGGTACTTTATATGAAGGAAGCTCTGTTGTGTATGTTTTGCCCCTAAGAACAGcttcttgcttttttccttgcCCCTATATAGTTTCCTCTTTCCTATAGCCCTGCTCTTCCTGATGACGTCTGGAGTGGTGGACAGGATAGTTTGTATCATGCATGCTCTATgtgcaaaagagagaaccGAAGGCGAAATTATGGCTGTTGGGTATGatttgacttttttttttctctctttttttggccctATCCTTTTTATCATGAAATTATGTGTTATGTCTTTATTTGGTGGTTTGTATAATTGGTGTTCCATAGCCTGCGAATTCGCTTGAAGCAGCCATCAATACTAGTATTTCACCTTGAACTTGGTGTTCAACAGCGGTCTAAAGCTGCTTCTTTGTCATAATTATAAATTAGCAGTAGGTCGACCGTTGCCGATGGATCCGTATTGGGCAGGCTTTCAGTGCCAATAATAGGTTATTATAAGAATCTGACTGCAGCGTAGACTCTATCATTCGATTTGTGAGCAGATGTGTCAAGTGGGTCGTTGGCGTGCCTTGACTTACCCTATACGGCGACGGGCTCTTTCTGGGCCATTTTTGAGGTATAATCACGACCGACGATTGCTTCGCATGCATATGTGCTTTTTCGAGTTTTAGCGCAGCGTTTGACGGGGTTTGGTTTCTATTTgcagccctttttttttctcttattgTTTTATACAAGCTAGACTTTGGTCATATATAAAcgacaaagaaagaagctgCTTTCATAATTAATCCATGGCTAATTCTATTGAGCAACTCATCTCCCAGCTCGAAGATGAAATCCAAGATCCCGAGGAAGGTGAGCTATCACGTGTATTCTTTCACACCGCTCAGAAAGCCATCTTATATCATcacaccatcttcttctcttagCTAACTTTCTGCCAACCTCCCATCTTTCAGAGACATTTCTCCTCTATGCCAACGACATCCCATCTCAAGGCCTAGGCTTCATCGATTCTCACGCCTCAGTCCTAGATCTACAACTCGGCGGGAGAGACATTACCATTCATCAGTCTCCAGGCGTGTTGGCATCAAGTCGTAAAGGCGGCACCACAGGCGCAGGTCAGTTCTATTCACCCTCTCCCCCAGTACCTTGCCAAAGATGCAGGCACCCTCATGCTTTTGTGTAACTAACACGAAACAAGTCCTTTGGAAAATCACACCTGCGTTTGCAGAATGGctcgcttcatcttcaaacCCGCTCTTCCGCACCGTTCTCACACCATCATGCTCCATCATCGAGCTCGGATGCGGAATCTCGCCTCTCAACGCTCTCACCCTCTCCCCCAAGGTCTCACGATACATTCTCACAGACCAGCCCTACGTTCAAAAACTCGTCCTGCAGAACCTCGCTGAAAACcaaccgtcatcatcatcatcatcgaaaTCCCACACCGGAAAATCCAAGAGAGGCGCCAACaaatcttcgtcttcaagcCCCCTAAACGCCGTAGCAGATATCCACTTCCAAGTCCTCGACTGGGAAACCTCCCAAGTAACGCCTTCGCTGACGAATTCTCCTTCGGTTTATTCTTTCGACGCTATTATTTCTTGCGACTGTGTCTTTAATTACGCCTTGATACAGCCTTTTATCCAGACCTGTGTCGATATATGCAAGTTACGCCAGAGGGACGGTAATCAAGCTCTTCCAACCTTATGTATTGTGGCACAGCAATTACGCAACGACGATGTCTTCAACAGCTGGCTAGTGGCCTTTAGAGAGCACTTTCGGGTGTGGAGGATGCCAGGAGGGATGATGCCGGCAGAGCTCCGCCCCGAAGCTGGATTTGTTGTCCACATTGGAATCCTCAAGGACTCTTTGTGATGTCTGACTGTATTATCAAAGTCATTATCAATATTGGTACGATTACTGACAAACACAATGGATCACGTTTTCAATCAAcagaacaaaaaaagctttGTAAAGACTTTTTCCTCGTATACGTGCGCACATACGACGCGATTCCCTTTTGATTCATGGCCATCGGCCGACTATGGCAAGCTACCTATAAGCTATACCCACAAGTTTTCATCCCTTTGTCTTATCAACCCGCACTGGGCTATTTAATGATAGACTCGGCGTAATTATTCGTCTTTGAAAAGTCATAAAAGAACGAAAGATAACAGACAGATTACAAGGAGACGTTAGAAAGCAAAATCACCAAACACCCAAACTACCACTCCAAaggctccttcttctcctggccACGATTTGTCTTGGGTACAGGcacagccttggcagccagTCTGCCGTCCTTGCCTCGCTTCAGGTAGGCAGTGCCATCCAGCCAAGGAGTGTGAATagtcctcttcttctcgaagTCGGCAATCTTGTCGTTGAGCTGCATGGTCAGGCCAATGTCGTCAAGGCCGTTGACCAGGCAGTACTTTCGGAACTCCTCAACGTCAAAGGAGCAGATGGTTTCGCCAGCACCGTTCTTGATGAGCTGGTTGGGCAGGTCGATTTCCACTTCTCTTCCGGCTTGAGCTTCGGCAGCAATAGCATCGATGTCGGCCTTGTTGGAGATTTGGATGGGCAGCATGCCGTTCTTGAAcatgttgttgttgaagatgtcggcaaACGAAGGGGCAatgacggccttgatgccaaagTCGAGCAGAGCCCAAGGGGCGTGCTCTCGAGATGAGCCACAGCCAAAGTTTTCACCCGTGCAGACAAGAATCTTGGATTTTGTGTATGGCTCCTTGTTCAGGACAAAGTCAGGGTTTGGTGCACCATCGGGAAGATAACGCAGGTTGTGGAAGAGAGCTGATCCCAGACCAGTGCGCTTGATAGTCTTGAGGAACTGCTTGGGGATGATGGCATCAGTGTCGATGTTGGCCTGAGACATGGGCGCTGTGATTCCCTTGAGGGTGAGGAACTTGGGCATGCCGGTTGAATCACTCTTGGCTACCAGAGTGTTTGTGTGGGGCTGGAGATCCAGGGGCTGATCACCAATGGCCTCACGCTCGTCAGAATCCTCGACACGCTCATCAACGTGAGCAGCCTCAGTGGGAGGGCTCGGGGAAATGCGGGCCTGAACATGAGGGCTGGCAGTGTACTCGGACAGCTTGCGAACATCGGTCAGCCGACCAGTaatggcagcagcggcagccatgACAGGGGACATGAGATGAGTTCGGCCCTGGGCTCCCTGACGGCCCTCAAAGTTTCGGTTCGAGGTACTGGCGCAGCGCTCCTTTGGCGACAAGATGTCAGGGTTCATGCCGAGGCACATACTGCAGCCAGCCTCTCTCCACTCGAAACCGGCGTCAATGAAGACCTGGTCGATACCCTCCGCCTCTGCCTGTGTCTTGACGAGGCCGGAGCCGGGGACGACCATGGCTCGCTTGATGTTGGCAgcaatcttcttgcccttgacaACGTGGGCAGCAGCTCGCATATCCTCAATTCGGGAGTTGGTGCAAGAACCAATGAAGACCTTGTCGACCTGAATCTCCTCCATGGGAGTTCCAGCAGTGAGACCCATGTACTCGAGCATTCTGCGACCAgccgccttcttggcctcggtgGGGAAAGTCTCGGGGTCGGGGACCTTGCCGGTGATGGGGACAACGTCCTCAGGGCTGGTGCCCCAGGTCAGGGTCGGAATGATGTCCTTGGCGTCAATGAAGACATCAATGTCGTACTTGGCACCCTCATCGGAGGCCAGAGACTTCCAGTAGGCAACGGCTCTGTCCCACTCCTCGGATCCGTACTTGGGGGCCAAGGGTCGGCCCCTGAGGTACTCGAAAGTGTTCTCATCAGGGGCAACCATACCGGCGCGGGCACCACCCTCAATGGACATGTTGCAGATGGACATGCGAGCCTCCATGCTGAGGCCTCGGATGACGGAGCCGCAAAACTCAATGACGGCGCCAGTACCTCCAGCGGTGCCAATCTTGCCAATGACGTGCAGGACAATGTCCTTGGAGCTGACACCGGGGGCAAGCTCTCCGTCAACCTGGACGCGCATGTTCTTGCTACGCTTGGTAATCAAGCATTGGGTAGCCAGGACGTGCTCAACCTCACTGGTACCGATACCAAAGGCCAGGGAGCCAAAGGCACCATGTGTGGAAGTGTGGCTGTCACCGCAGACGACAGTGGTGCCGGGGAGAGTGAAGCCCTGCTCAGGTCCAATGACATGGACAATGCCCTGGCGCTTGTCACCCAGGCCGAAATATGTCAGGCCAAAGTCCTTGACGTTCTCCTCGAGGGTAACGCATTGTACTCGAGAGTCATCTtccttgatgaaggaggCAATGTCCTTGATGCCTTTTCGAGATGTGGTAGGGACGTTCTATAAAGCCACAGCTTGAGTCAGCATCATCCTTGTTCTTCGGCTTTGGCGGATACTTGGGTGGTGTATACATACGTGATCAGTGGTGGCCAGAGTGCAGTCCGGTCTGCGGACCTGGCGGCCGGCGTTCTTGAGGCCCTCAAAGGCTTGCTGCAGGGACAATGTCAGTATAACTTATCAATCGGGAGGGCAACAGCGATCTCGATGGTTGAGATCCCGAGGCCTGGGCATACCGGTGATGTCACTTCATGGACCAAATGTCTGTCTAAACATGGCTCGCTGGTTAGCTCAAAGTTTCCAAAGCGCGAGGAAAACTAGGTGACGAACCGATGTACAGCAGGATTGTGCCGTCGAGCTTCTCGTCAACGATATGGCTCGAGAAAACCTTGTCGTAAAGAGTCTGCGGGGTTGATACTGATACAGGCATTGTGTCGgaatctgaagaagaggattgAGAAttgggagaagaaaaaagggagggtGAGATTTGGAGATTGGAGAAAGGGCGGCCGAAATCACACACAAAGTGACGTTTTTCTAAGCCAAAGGAGGGGCACGGAAGCTGTGGAAAGGTGAAGCTGACAAGCAGCGATGGAGCTTAAACCGAGCTCGAGATGTCGATATTTTTCAACCGCGTTCTGCAAAATGCACAATCCACAATGTGTAGAAATTAAAATGAAGCCGAtaatggagaagatgaaaagggcGGGGGGAGCAGCCAGCTGTCGACTTTATCTTGAATTGATGAAGCCCAAATCGCAGCTCCCAAGTCCGATTCTTGCCCGGTGGCATGTCTCCGATGATCGGAGTGCGGCGCATTTGCCCCAGCTTTTGCCCCAGCTAACCAGAAGAACGGCACTTTTTTCTGCCTTTGGAAGCCGAACTGCCAGCCAGATGAAGCGGGCGATTGCTAAATGGATTGAGCTGGTTGGCTGCAAGGGATTACATAACGTGAGACTTGCATGCATTTCGACATGGGGCCGATCATGTTTGGTGTCCGCAGCTCGTGTCTGTGAAAGTGCGTGATTGCTTGCCCTGAATCCTGAATCCGTGTCATGCTGTTGTCTGATTTGGGGTTCCGTGGATCCATTCCATTACTACAAAATGGAGCACGGTTTACGGGTTTCGTTGCCCAAAGCGGATCCGCCTTGAATGAACGAGGTTAGTATTTGTGAAGCTATCAGGGTTTTTTGTTCATTACAGCCACCCTGTGGAGGTGGCTTGCTGTTGTGTTTCTTGGCTGATGATGTTATACAGAGGATGCATCTGCCGAGATAAACGAGCTATACACAAGGTTCCATTTATTGTGTATTGGAAGCTACGTGACGGCACAACTTTGCAGTGCAAGAGCAATAACGTTAATTTGACACTGAAAAGTCCCTGGCTATTGGGAAATGGCATCCCAGAGACATTTCCCATCACGAGATTTGGCCATGGCTTGACAAGCGCTTAGGCCGCCTGCCTCGAGTATCAGGTTCAGCTTGTTATGCGCCCAAACAATAGAGTTCAGCAACATGTTAGGTCACTTGCACAGCTGTTGCCTTTATATCAACATAAATCTAAATGGGTTGTTGACAAATAAAATGCGTTGACTGTCCTACCGAGGCATCAAACAACACCGCGTCTGCAAAATCCACAACCTTCGACCCAACATATGAACACACTACCTCTGTCTTCACAGCCAGCAAGGATTTCCTAGCTGCAGCTACTCGTTCCCAGATGACTCGAACACTAACAACAAACAAGAAATGCCGACAAAATCACTTCAATCGCGCCCCTGCTGGTCGGTAACTTACGTCACCACGCTCCGCGAGCAGGGGAATAAGTCGAAATATCGCCCAGTCCCAATCTTTGAGGCTCAGAGGATATTCAGAACCGTTGCGAAGATTGCTACAGGATCGAAAACAGCGCCATGTTATAACAGCCAAAAGAAACAGAGCTATCGGCAGCGTAAGAGACATTCCAAACGGAATAGCCAGCAGTCACAACAGAAGCACCCAATGGTCATGTTGGGGTATGTGACGATACGGATCTGGCCGTAGCGATGGCAATGATTACGACGGCTTGCGAGGGTCCTAAGCAGCCGGGGTTTCGAGCCGAGACGGTGTTTGCACGGATGAGGGAGAAACATTCACCGCGGGTTGGGCCACCCATGTGTGGCGGGAGAGCTTTTCATTCGCCAATGAAGCGTAAAAGTGATGATCTTTTCGCTGATGAAAGTCTTTGAACGATCATTTGGAGTCATCCCTGAAGAGTGTTCGACGAATATCAGCATGCGATCTGTCAGATGATGGAATAGTGGGCGTCAGGGGGGAGccttgaagacgatgatggcgacgggCTTTACTTTGAATGGGTGTCATAACCCGGAGGATGAGCAATGTAACATGCTACTACTGCAAATCATAGACCACATTAATAAAGAGGTGCTTTTGACTGGTTCGATGATCCGCTGTGATGTGTGGAAATGTTCTATACTCCATATAAGTGCTTAGAGGATGCCATATTTAGCATCTCTGGTATGCCCACCACTGCCTCGCTTGGACAACAATACATCTCATTACATATTGATTGGTTCGCTTAAAAACGCTCTCCTTGTCTTTTCACATGTTGTTTCTCCATGGGCATTTCATTCAACGGCGCCTTTGCTGTCGTTGCTGTAGCGCGTAGGCCGACATCGGCCATCACCTCGTCTCGTCGAGGTCCGATGGATGAGCAGTTGGATTGGTATTGTTGATTTCAAGGTTTTCGTCTATCCCATCTTAAAAACTTATGATGCACTGTAGACTTGTTTCAATGGTTTTATGTATTTTGTTGGTAGATTGGCGAATATGtggggagatgatggaagtTAGCTATTAATGGGGACTATTCACCGTTCGAGTGAACTCTTTTACATTACACTGCCTAATGTTAGATCTCTATATATCTAGTATATCTAGTATATCTGATTAAAGAGATAGAGATATTCTGATTCACTCGATGCCCGCTTGGAAAGCCTAAATCTCCTTAGCTGTTCCAACTGAGTCGTCAGAACCGCATACACAAGCTCCTCTGGATCACCTTCCTGCGCACTCCTAATCATTTTCACATACTCTTCACGATCCAGGTCCCTTATCACCACTGGAGCGTAACCGTGACGAACCATATAATCCTGCATCAGCAGCCTGGACATTCGGCTGTTGCCATCGAAGAACGGATGGATATGCAAGAAATATACAGTTACATGGCAAGCTACAATAAGCGGATGAAGACGCTCCTCCCGAGTAACTCTATCCCGCCAATGTATAAAACGCCGCATGCATGCCGGGACCTCGAGATGATAGGGAAAGATGGTAAGAGGACTACTCTTTACCTGTATTGGTGCTTGTCGATAATCTCCAAGGGCGACTTTTCTTCCCCACCCTGATTTGTAGAGCTTCTCACCATTGGTGTCTctgaggagaagagcagaaagACACCGGATTTCGTCCTCGGAAAGCCCTGACTTGGTACTGCGTAACGCGGTGTCTGTAACCCAGCGAGAAGCTACAATTTGGTTGCGTAATTCTGCTGCCTGACTAGCATCCTCGTTAGGTAACAGAGAGTGAGCGTCTGGGAGTGCTATTTGAGAGAGGCTGGTAGCTGGTAGAGCAAGATCAGGCACAGCGTTTTTTAGGCGTTCATCCATCAAATAACTGTGTTTGAGTAGAAGCCTGTTGTTTTCGATGACAACAGACTGGTGGGCATATTCTGGGACGAGGCTGTGAAACATTCTGCTTCTGGGTGTCCCCAGAGAGACTCTTTGGTTGTCAATCTCTTTTAGCAGAGGCATGTGCAACTATTTCAATGTCAGCATCATTATTGCCAATAGATCTACTAGATATAATAGTTATACTAGATAGAGCAAAAACACTAGACATAGTAAATATGGTAGATCCAGTAGATTCActagatatagtagatatagtaaATATACTAGATCAAGTAGATATACTAGATAGAGCAGAGCTACTAGATGTAATAGAGATATTTTCTACACTTACCCTTTGTAGGTATCCATAACGTTCGCTATCTCCCGGCTGGAAATAGTCCTCCCAGACCCTACCCGATTCTGCCAGAGCGTTATATTCGGGCGAATCTTTGACCAACTTTGAGAATGGGGCGTATATTTCCCGTAAAATTTCGTTTCGCTGTCCATTACATGAACTTAGGTAGGCAGACTGTCGGAGACCAGATTTGACGGGCTTCAGCGACTTGAAGACGCTGGTGCGAAACATGACTTGTTGGTCTCGGTCTAGGTAATGGTGTCGTTGAAGAtgttggtgaagaagaatacTATGCTTGTGATTCTGTAACTGAcggaacaagaaaagaaaatctacgacgggaaaaaaaaaagctacGCTTTTATATAGTTGCCAGGACAAAGTCAAATTATCTTAACAGGAGATTCAGTACAAAAGATCCCGCACAATTTGACTCTAAAACTTAAGTACCTCTCCTGATACCTAGAGCCAAAGCTATATTGCCTTGTACTATAAGTATTCACTAAATTCAGGTATAAGCCAGTAGATGACACGTCTCTCTTTGCAATGACTTTCCACACCTTCAACCTTGTGCTCATCTGGCGCCTCCCAGATTGCGCCAACTACGTTGCAAACCCCCCTATTTGGATGAACCTCCAGGGTATCTCATGTAAATCTCCTCGGTACAGTATTAATGGCTATTAAGTTTGGTATTAGAACAAGTAGATTAATTGCTCTATCCATGTTGTACCTAACTCATCATATTGATATAAGAAGCATGTCTAAAGATATAAGAAGATATAGATCCACTCCTGTGTAGTAGGTATATACGAGACAAAACTGACCGTCGACCATAATCCAAAGTCCTCTCTACATCAGAAAATCACCACAAAAGAGCATCTACACCTCGCCACCCGATCACATTACAAGCAATCACATTTAAAAACAGCCAAACACTGCACAAATCATAAACcataatagtaattatacTCAATACACCGCCATGGCTAAGAAAATGCCC
This genomic stretch from Trichoderma breve strain T069 chromosome 1, whole genome shotgun sequence harbors:
- a CDS encoding EF-hand domain pair domain-containing protein: MGKSQSKLSQEQLAELQKSTHFDKKELQQWYKGFLKDCPSGMLSKEEFQKIYRQFFPFGDPSSFADYVFNVFDSDKSGSIDFKEFICALSVTSRGKMEDKLDWAFQLYDIDGDGKISYDEMLQIVEAIYKMVGSMVKLPEDEDTPEKRVRKIFRMMDKDENGSLDMEEFKEGSKRDETIVSALSLYDGLV
- a CDS encoding aconitase family (aconitate hydratase) domain-containing protein translates to MPVSVSTPQTLYDKVFSSHIVDEKLDGTILLYIDRHLVHEVTSPQAFEGLKNAGRQVRRPDCTLATTDHNVPTTSRKGIKDIASFIKEDDSRVQCVTLEENVKDFGLTYFGLGDKRQGIVHVIGPEQGFTLPGTTVVCGDSHTSTHGAFGSLAFGIGTSEVEHVLATQCLITKRSKNMRVQVDGELAPGVSSKDIVLHVIGKIGTAGGTGAVIEFCGSVIRGLSMEARMSICNMSIEGGARAGMVAPDENTFEYLRGRPLAPKYGSEEWDRAVAYWKSLASDEGAKYDIDVFIDAKDIIPTLTWGTSPEDVVPITGKVPDPETFPTEAKKAAGRRMLEYMGLTAGTPMEEIQVDKVFIGSCTNSRIEDMRAAAHVVKGKKIAANIKRAMVVPGSGLVKTQAEAEGIDQVFIDAGFEWREAGCSMCLGMNPDILSPKERCASTSNRNFEGRQGAQGRTHLMSPVMAAAAAITGRLTDVRKLSEYTASPHVQARISPSPPTEAAHVDERVEDSDEREAIGDQPLDLQPHTNTLVAKSDSTGMPKFLTLKGITAPMSQANIDTDAIIPKQFLKTIKRTGLGSALFHNLRYLPDGAPNPDFVLNKEPYTKSKILVCTGENFGCGSSREHAPWALLDFGIKAVIAPSFADIFNNNMFKNGMLPIQISNKADIDAIAAEAQAGREVEIDLPNQLIKNGAGETICSFDVEEFRKYCLVNGLDDIGLTMQLNDKIADFEKKRTIHTPWLDGTAYLKRGKDGRLAAKAVPVPKTNRGQEKKEPLEW